Proteins from a single region of Streptomyces spectabilis:
- a CDS encoding HtaA domain-containing protein — translation MPSSRPPRAPRGHGARALVAAVLAGLVTALLPAAAAHAEERTVRGGRLDWGIKSSFQSYVTGPIAHGSWNLKGGAATVGGSQFRFHSATGAYDPASGAFSAGFSGGVHFTGHKKGSSYQLDLTISRPTVKVSGGSGTLYADMVSKAKGTGNVTSTAQVPLASLNLSGIDMKGGSGPIALTNIPATLTAQGAKAFAGYYTAGTRLDPVSLSTDLAAATGTKPSDKPKKPAEKAEGKKDGKKDGKGAAKDRKAKDAGRIEDAAVDWGVRRTFREYVSGSIAKGKWSLSSGAQDGGALFRFPRGEGSYDGKKRTLDADFTGAVRFTGKHGLDIGLSRVAVGVEDGKGTLYADVDSGDFTKKKAPLVTFTGAGLADLKPRDGLIAVTEAPAKLTADGAKAFGSMYKAGTAMDPVSLAVAVDEKAELPALPDLGSAAAPKAAKSADAAGPKTGKAAGSADDMSDSSAALPITVGAVAALLVAAAVAFGLTRKRRAARADGTADDSAGTP, via the coding sequence ATGCCGTCGTCCAGACCGCCGCGAGCGCCCCGCGGCCACGGCGCCCGCGCCCTCGTCGCGGCCGTCCTGGCCGGGCTCGTCACCGCGCTGCTCCCGGCCGCCGCCGCCCACGCCGAGGAGCGCACCGTGCGCGGCGGCAGGCTCGACTGGGGCATCAAGTCCTCCTTCCAGAGCTATGTCACCGGGCCCATCGCGCACGGCAGTTGGAACCTCAAGGGCGGCGCCGCCACCGTCGGCGGCAGCCAGTTCCGCTTCCACTCCGCCACGGGGGCCTACGATCCGGCGAGCGGCGCCTTCAGCGCCGGGTTCTCCGGCGGGGTGCACTTCACCGGCCACAAGAAGGGCTCCTCGTACCAGCTCGACCTGACGATCAGCCGCCCCACCGTCAAGGTCTCCGGCGGCTCCGGCACGCTCTACGCCGACATGGTCAGCAAGGCCAAGGGCACCGGCAATGTCACCTCGACCGCACAGGTGCCGCTCGCGTCGCTGAACCTGTCGGGCATCGACATGAAGGGCGGCTCGGGCCCGATCGCCCTCACCAACATCCCCGCCACGCTCACCGCGCAGGGCGCGAAGGCCTTCGCCGGGTACTACACGGCGGGCACGCGGCTCGACCCGGTGAGCCTCTCGACGGACCTCGCCGCGGCCACCGGCACGAAGCCGTCCGACAAGCCGAAGAAGCCCGCCGAGAAGGCCGAAGGCAAGAAGGACGGCAAGAAGGACGGGAAGGGCGCCGCGAAGGACCGGAAGGCGAAGGACGCCGGGCGCATCGAGGACGCCGCCGTCGACTGGGGCGTGCGCCGCACCTTCCGCGAGTACGTCTCCGGATCCATCGCCAAGGGCAAGTGGTCCCTGAGCTCCGGTGCCCAGGACGGCGGCGCGCTGTTCCGCTTCCCGCGCGGCGAGGGCTCGTACGACGGGAAGAAGCGCACCCTCGACGCCGACTTCACCGGTGCCGTCCGCTTCACCGGCAAGCACGGGCTCGACATCGGCCTGAGCCGGGTCGCGGTCGGCGTCGAGGACGGCAAGGGCACGCTCTACGCCGACGTCGACAGCGGGGACTTCACCAAGAAGAAGGCGCCGCTCGTCACCTTCACCGGCGCGGGCCTCGCGGACCTCAAGCCCAGGGACGGCCTCATCGCCGTCACCGAGGCGCCCGCGAAGCTCACCGCCGACGGGGCCAAGGCGTTCGGCTCCATGTACAAGGCGGGCACCGCGATGGACCCCGTCTCGCTGGCCGTCGCCGTCGACGAGAAGGCGGAGCTGCCCGCGCTCCCCGATCTCGGCTCGGCCGCGGCGCCCAAGGCGGCGAAGTCCGCGGACGCCGCCGGGCCGAAGACCGGGAAGGCCGCCGGGTCCGCCGACGACATGTCGGATTCCTCCGCCGCCCTGCCGATCACCGTCGGCGCCGTCGCCGCCCTGCTCGTCGCGGCAGCGGTCGCCTTCGGCCTCACCCGCAAGCGGCGCGCCGCCCGCGCGGACGGCACCGCCGACGACTCCGCCGGCACCCCCTGA
- a CDS encoding heme/hemin ABC transporter substrate-binding protein — protein sequence MAGALAAVLALTLAGCGSTGDGGSAGGSTKAKAAHADRVEPLEDVPEPKLPVTVDSADGKKVTVEDTSRIVPLSGSLSEIVFTLGLGKSVVARDITATFDQAGKLPVVTRAHDVSAESVLSLKPTVVLAESTTGPAEAVDQIRDAGIPLVVLDPAKGLDDVGPRIKAVAKALGVPKAGTALTSRTEARLDKVRESVPDKGKKPRVAFLYLRGSASVYLLGGRDSGASSLLEAAGAVDAGKESGLRKDFTAITSEALAKAAPDAILVMSKGLASVGGVDGLVKIPGVAETPAGMDRRVVSVEDGVLLNYGPRTDRVLASLVDQLYGDAE from the coding sequence ATGGCCGGCGCCTTGGCGGCCGTGCTCGCCCTCACCCTCGCCGGATGCGGATCCACGGGTGACGGCGGCTCAGCGGGCGGGAGCACGAAGGCGAAGGCCGCCCACGCCGACCGCGTGGAACCGCTCGAGGACGTGCCGGAGCCGAAGCTCCCGGTGACCGTCGACTCCGCCGACGGCAAGAAGGTCACGGTCGAGGACACAAGCCGCATCGTGCCGCTCAGCGGCAGCCTGAGCGAGATCGTGTTCACCCTCGGCCTCGGCAAGAGCGTCGTGGCGCGCGACATCACCGCCACCTTCGACCAGGCCGGGAAGCTGCCCGTGGTGACACGGGCCCACGACGTGTCGGCGGAGAGCGTGCTCTCCCTGAAGCCGACGGTCGTCCTCGCCGAGAGCACGACGGGTCCCGCGGAGGCCGTCGACCAGATCCGGGACGCGGGCATCCCGCTCGTCGTGCTCGACCCGGCCAAGGGCCTGGACGACGTCGGCCCGCGCATCAAGGCGGTCGCGAAGGCGCTCGGCGTGCCGAAGGCGGGCACGGCCCTCACCTCCCGCACGGAAGCGCGGCTCGACAAGGTGCGCGAGTCCGTTCCGGACAAGGGGAAGAAGCCGCGCGTGGCCTTCCTCTATCTGCGCGGCTCGGCCTCGGTCTATCTGCTCGGCGGCCGCGATTCGGGCGCTTCCTCGCTGCTTGAGGCGGCGGGCGCGGTCGACGCGGGCAAGGAGTCGGGCCTGAGGAAGGACTTCACGGCGATCACCAGCGAGGCCCTCGCGAAGGCCGCGCCGGACGCGATCCTGGTGATGTCCAAGGGACTCGCATCGGTCGGCGGCGTCGACGGCCTGGTGAAGATCCCCGGCGTCGCCGAGACCCCGGCGGGCATGGACCGTCGCGTCGTCTCCGTCGAGGACGGCGTGCTCCTCAACTACGGCCCGCGCACGGACCGGGTGCTCGCCTCCCTCGTGGACCAGCTGTACGGGGACGCCGAGTGA
- a CDS encoding FecCD family ABC transporter permease, protein MLTAALAAALAVLCLLSAGLGAYDIPLGDVLASVRHRVGLGGHALDRVPESVLWNVRLPRVTLALLVGASLGCAGALMQGVFGNPLAEPGVIGISSGAAVGAVASIALGLSFFGNWTVTVCAFVAGLATVLLVYALSREGGRSEVVTLILTGIAVNAFAGALIGLCIFFADNAQVSQITFWQLGSLAQATWPKVLAVLPCAAAGLLVAPCYARKLDLLALGERPARHLGVDVERLRIVLVLVVALLTAAAVAVAGIITFVGLLVPHLLRMAAGPGHRFLVPGSALGGAVVLVGADLAARTVAAPAELPLGVLTALFGSPFFFWLLRRTRRKQGGWA, encoded by the coding sequence CTGCTCACCGCCGCCCTCGCGGCCGCCCTCGCCGTGCTGTGCCTGCTGTCCGCGGGGCTCGGCGCGTACGACATCCCGCTCGGCGACGTCCTCGCCTCCGTCCGGCACCGCGTCGGCCTCGGCGGGCACGCGCTCGACCGGGTGCCGGAGAGCGTGCTGTGGAACGTACGCCTTCCGCGCGTGACGCTCGCGCTGCTCGTCGGCGCGTCGCTCGGCTGCGCGGGCGCGCTGATGCAGGGCGTGTTCGGCAATCCGCTGGCCGAGCCGGGCGTCATCGGGATCTCCTCCGGCGCGGCCGTGGGCGCGGTCGCCTCGATCGCGCTCGGCCTGAGCTTCTTCGGCAACTGGACCGTCACGGTCTGCGCGTTCGTCGCCGGGCTCGCCACCGTGCTGCTCGTGTACGCCCTCTCGCGCGAGGGCGGCCGCAGCGAAGTGGTGACGCTGATCCTCACCGGCATCGCCGTGAACGCCTTCGCGGGCGCGCTGATCGGCCTGTGCATCTTCTTCGCCGACAACGCCCAGGTCTCGCAGATCACGTTCTGGCAGCTCGGCTCGCTCGCCCAGGCCACCTGGCCGAAGGTGCTCGCCGTCCTGCCGTGCGCGGCGGCCGGGCTGCTGGTCGCGCCGTGTTACGCCCGCAAGCTGGACCTGCTCGCGCTCGGCGAACGGCCCGCGCGGCACCTGGGCGTGGACGTGGAGCGGCTGCGGATCGTCCTGGTGCTCGTGGTGGCGCTGCTGACCGCGGCGGCCGTGGCGGTGGCCGGGATCATCACGTTCGTGGGGCTGCTCGTGCCGCATCTGCTGCGGATGGCGGCGGGGCCCGGGCACCGCTTCCTGGTGCCGGGCAGCGCGCTCGGCGGGGCAGTGGTGCTCGTCGGCGCCGACCTCGCGGCCCGTACCGTGGCCGCCCCCGCCGAGCTGCCGCTCGGCGTCCTCACCGCGCTCTTCGGCAGCCCGTTCTTCTTCTGGCTGCTGCGCAGGACCCGTCGCAAGCAAGGGGGTTGGGCATGA
- a CDS encoding heme ABC transporter ATP-binding protein, with translation MIGRLFGVRERALPGPVAPGDVLAEAVDARLALGGREVLAGVSVAARAGEVLALVGPNGAGKSTLLAALAADLTLASGAVRVCGRAAGDWPARELALRRAVLPQSATLSFPFPVEDVVRMGRAPWAGTRLEDDDDKVVREAMAATEVTAFAARPFSALSGGERARVALARVLAQRAPLLLLDEPTAALDLRHQELVLRICRERAAAGDAVVVVLHDLGLAAAYADRAVVLRSGTVAADGAPRDVFDAALLSDVYRQPIEVFPHPRTGKPLVTPVRGVD, from the coding sequence ATGATCGGGCGGCTCTTCGGCGTGCGCGAGCGCGCGCTGCCCGGGCCCGTGGCGCCGGGCGACGTCCTCGCCGAGGCCGTGGACGCGCGCCTCGCGCTCGGCGGCCGCGAGGTCCTGGCGGGCGTGTCGGTGGCGGCCCGCGCGGGCGAGGTGCTCGCCCTCGTCGGCCCCAACGGCGCGGGGAAGTCCACCCTCCTGGCCGCGCTCGCCGCCGATCTGACGCTCGCCTCCGGCGCCGTCCGGGTCTGCGGCCGGGCGGCCGGGGACTGGCCCGCTCGCGAACTGGCGCTGCGCCGCGCGGTGCTGCCGCAGTCGGCGACGCTGTCGTTCCCCTTCCCCGTGGAGGACGTCGTGCGGATGGGGCGCGCGCCCTGGGCCGGGACCCGCCTGGAGGACGACGACGACAAGGTGGTGCGCGAGGCGATGGCCGCCACCGAGGTCACCGCGTTCGCGGCCCGGCCGTTCTCCGCGCTCAGCGGCGGCGAGCGGGCCCGGGTCGCGCTCGCCCGCGTGCTCGCCCAGCGGGCGCCGCTGCTGCTGCTCGACGAGCCGACCGCCGCGCTCGACCTGCGCCACCAGGAGCTGGTCCTGCGGATCTGCCGGGAGCGCGCCGCCGCCGGGGACGCGGTGGTCGTCGTCCTGCACGACCTGGGCCTCGCGGCGGCGTACGCGGACCGGGCGGTGGTGCTTCGGAGCGGAACCGTGGCGGCGGACGGCGCCCCCCGCGACGTGTTCGACGCGGCGCTGCTGTCCGACGTGTACCGCCAGCCCATCGAGGTGTTCCCGCACCCGCGCACCGGCAAGCCGCTGGTCACGCCGGTGCGCGGGGTCGACTGA
- the efeU gene encoding iron uptake transporter permease EfeU, with protein sequence MFGTYLIGLRAGLAAALVVGVLLAWPVRAGRRDALAPVWTGAGAAAALFLGFGCALTFGSRELTPEAREVLGGSLSVLTAALVTWLVLRLRHTARQARAGREQPGAAQRMSTAALAATAFLAVGREGLETALLVWASVRAADDGTHEPLLAVGLGLLTAAVLGLLCCRGLLRVGRAAFFAGTGALLLVVAAGVLAHGVRAFQTAGFLGGLEDKAFDASATVPPDSWYGALLEGAFVLPPQPTVLQAVVWSLYLVPALALFLTAPPRPGPAGPR encoded by the coding sequence GTGTTCGGCACCTATCTGATCGGCCTGCGGGCGGGCCTGGCGGCCGCGCTCGTGGTGGGCGTCCTCCTCGCCTGGCCGGTGCGGGCGGGGCGCCGCGACGCGCTCGCCCCGGTGTGGACCGGCGCCGGCGCCGCGGCCGCGCTCTTCCTCGGCTTCGGCTGCGCCCTCACCTTCGGCTCGCGGGAGCTGACGCCCGAGGCGCGGGAGGTCCTCGGCGGCTCCCTCTCGGTCCTCACGGCGGCGCTCGTGACGTGGCTGGTCCTCCGGCTGCGGCACACCGCCCGGCAGGCGCGGGCGGGGCGCGAACAGCCCGGCGCCGCCCAGCGGATGAGCACGGCCGCACTGGCCGCGACGGCGTTCCTGGCCGTGGGCCGCGAGGGTCTGGAGACGGCCCTGCTCGTCTGGGCCTCCGTCCGCGCGGCGGACGACGGCACGCACGAGCCGCTGCTCGCCGTGGGCCTCGGCCTGCTCACCGCGGCCGTGCTCGGGCTGCTCTGCTGCCGCGGTCTCCTGCGCGTCGGCCGCGCCGCGTTCTTCGCCGGGACCGGGGCGCTGCTCCTCGTGGTGGCGGCGGGCGTCCTCGCGCACGGCGTTCGCGCCTTCCAGACGGCGGGGTTCCTCGGCGGCCTGGAGGACAAGGCGTTCGACGCCAGCGCGACGGTTCCGCCGGACAGTTGGTACGGCGCCCTTCTGGAGGGCGCCTTCGTCCTGCCGCCGCAGCCGACGGTCCTGCAGGCCGTCGTCTGGTCGCTGTACCTGGTGCCGGCCCTCGCGCTGTTCCTGACGGCGCCCCCGCGTCCTGGCCCGGCGGGGCCCCGGTAG
- a CDS encoding bifunctional DNA primase/polymerase, whose translation MGAEFGRTSGAQGRISQWLRRRARAGADGDAEAARREDLLLAVAAAGLPLAPAAHPAGYRCSCDRIGCPTPARHPVSFAWQTQSTTDRAQIERWARHQPGANFITATGMVHDVLDVPLDAGHAALARLLADGIDVGPVAESEGAHGQGRLLFFTATRGTPEDEDEWWPCELDCHPETMDEHPGLRWHCRGSYVLVPPARLPGDLAVTWVRGPEFPLPDPLTLLETLTDECARYAGEPQGDVAAWPLRG comes from the coding sequence ATGGGCGCAGAGTTCGGCCGGACGTCCGGCGCGCAGGGCAGGATCTCCCAATGGCTCCGCCGACGGGCACGTGCGGGCGCGGACGGCGACGCCGAGGCCGCGCGCCGTGAGGACCTGCTGCTCGCCGTCGCCGCCGCGGGACTGCCGCTCGCCCCGGCCGCGCACCCCGCCGGCTACCGCTGTTCCTGCGACCGCATCGGCTGTCCCACGCCCGCCCGGCACCCCGTCTCCTTCGCCTGGCAGACCCAGTCCACCACCGACCGCGCACAGATCGAGCGCTGGGCGCGGCACCAGCCGGGGGCCAACTTCATCACCGCGACCGGCATGGTGCACGACGTACTCGACGTGCCCCTTGACGCCGGGCACGCCGCCCTCGCGCGGCTGCTCGCCGACGGGATCGACGTCGGGCCCGTCGCCGAGTCCGAGGGCGCGCACGGACAGGGCCGGCTGCTCTTCTTCACCGCGACGCGGGGGACACCGGAGGACGAGGACGAGTGGTGGCCCTGCGAGCTGGACTGCCATCCGGAGACGATGGACGAGCATCCGGGGCTGCGGTGGCACTGCCGCGGGTCCTATGTGCTCGTGCCGCCCGCGCGGCTGCCCGGTGACCTCGCGGTCACCTGGGTGCGGGGGCCGGAGTTCCCGCTGCCCGACCCGCTGACCCTGCTGGAGACCCTCACCGACGAATGCGCCCGGTACGCGGGGGAGCCGCAGGGCGACGTGGCCGCCTGGCCCCTGCGGGGCTGA
- a CDS encoding glycerophosphodiester phosphodiesterase, which translates to MVTRTVLSLSGVTALALTGPTAFLAPLEWGGGPLTVDALPPFVYTAHRGGALEVPENSMSGLMTAFERGTAQVIDADTRMLADGTLVVLHDATLDRTTYATGPVNLLTAREWQHVLLRPQRHVPGFWRIERPPTVAEVLDRFGGRVMLMLEAKDPESLNRLSALIHARGLARSVFVNSNKPWVARRAHHLGLLAQLWRSKQQMRTDRPERWSSFVDVLDVDYKARDEDLRRAVNSGVRRVWAHTVTTPAQRDRVLRLGCNGVITDAPGLLTRTPVKGGKKAARRPLGPLNRR; encoded by the coding sequence ATGGTCACACGGACTGTGCTGTCACTTTCGGGCGTCACCGCCCTCGCCCTCACCGGGCCCACCGCCTTCCTGGCCCCGCTGGAGTGGGGCGGCGGCCCGCTCACGGTCGACGCGCTGCCGCCGTTCGTCTACACCGCGCACCGGGGCGGCGCCCTGGAGGTGCCGGAGAACAGCATGTCGGGCCTGATGACGGCGTTCGAGCGGGGCACGGCGCAGGTCATCGACGCCGATACGCGGATGCTGGCCGACGGCACCCTCGTGGTCCTGCACGACGCGACCCTGGACCGCACGACGTACGCGACGGGTCCGGTGAACCTGCTGACCGCCCGCGAGTGGCAGCACGTGCTGCTGCGGCCGCAGCGGCACGTGCCGGGCTTCTGGCGGATCGAGCGGCCGCCGACGGTGGCGGAGGTCCTCGACCGGTTCGGCGGACGGGTCATGCTGATGCTGGAGGCGAAGGACCCGGAGAGCCTGAACCGGCTGAGCGCGCTGATCCACGCGCGCGGCCTCGCCCGCTCGGTGTTCGTGAACTCCAACAAGCCCTGGGTGGCCCGGCGCGCGCACCACCTGGGCCTGCTCGCGCAGCTGTGGCGGTCGAAGCAGCAGATGCGCACGGACCGCCCGGAGCGCTGGTCGTCGTTCGTCGACGTCCTCGACGTGGACTACAAGGCGCGCGACGAGGATCTGCGGCGGGCGGTGAACTCCGGCGTCCGGCGGGTGTGGGCGCACACGGTGACCACGCCCGCGCAGCGCGACCGGGTGCTCCGGCTCGGCTGCAACGGCGTGATCACGGACGCCCCTGGCCTGCTGACGCGGACGCCGGTCAAGGGCGGCAAGAAGGCCGCGCGGCGCCCGCTGGGGCCGCTCAACCGGCGGTGA
- a CDS encoding TetR/AcrR family transcriptional regulator, whose product MAQKTAPDSTRRSERSRRAIYDAALALVGEVGYGKMTIEAIAARAGVGKQTIYRWWPSKSAVLLDAFLDLAEQANAQLSEEAGLAEPATDIPDTGDLEADLKYVLRATVDEMTDPKFDAPARALAAEGVVNQELGTEFVERLLEPQLQHYVKRLRRSQDRGEIAAHVDPRIALELWTGPLAQRWMQRTGPLTHAYADTLVEYALYGIAPR is encoded by the coding sequence ATGGCCCAGAAGACCGCACCAGACTCCACGCGCCGCAGCGAGCGTTCGCGCCGCGCGATCTACGACGCCGCTCTCGCCCTGGTCGGCGAGGTCGGCTACGGCAAGATGACCATCGAGGCGATCGCCGCCCGCGCGGGCGTCGGCAAGCAGACCATCTACCGCTGGTGGCCCTCCAAGAGCGCCGTCCTGCTCGACGCCTTCCTCGACCTCGCCGAGCAGGCCAACGCCCAGCTCAGCGAGGAGGCCGGGCTCGCGGAGCCCGCCACCGACATCCCGGACACCGGTGATCTGGAAGCCGACCTCAAGTACGTGCTGCGGGCCACCGTCGACGAGATGACCGACCCCAAGTTCGACGCCCCGGCCCGCGCGCTCGCCGCCGAGGGCGTCGTCAACCAGGAGCTCGGCACCGAGTTCGTCGAGAGGCTCCTCGAACCCCAGCTCCAGCACTACGTGAAGCGCCTGCGCCGGAGCCAGGACCGCGGCGAGATCGCCGCGCACGTCGACCCGCGCATCGCCCTCGAACTGTGGACGGGCCCGCTCGCCCAGCGCTGGATGCAGCGCACGGGACCGCTCACCCACGCGTACGCCGACACGCTCGTCGAGTACGCCCTGTACGGCATCGCGCCCCGCTGA
- a CDS encoding DUF6243 family protein: MTRSGSGMLGVGGTRSNLSRKALRGGRGAGRVGGGLSPQEQKRELLRKLQEGRAANNGS; this comes from the coding sequence ATGACGCGAAGCGGATCCGGAATGCTCGGCGTCGGCGGCACCCGCAGCAATCTGTCGCGCAAGGCGCTGCGCGGCGGCAGGGGCGCGGGCCGTGTCGGCGGCGGGCTCAGCCCCCAGGAGCAGAAGCGTGAGCTGCTGCGGAAGCTCCAGGAGGGCCGGGCGGCGAACAACGGCTCATGA
- the ddaH gene encoding dimethylargininase encodes MRQAARRATPRRYLMCPPAHFKVTYSINPWMDPAKPVDVPLAIAQWEDLRDRYRALGHTVEELEPRPDLPDMVFAANGATVVDGRVLGASFAYPERQAEAAAHLEWFRAHGFEHVHEPTHINEGEGDFAVTSSYVLAGRGFRASPLSHGEAQEVFGRPVIGLDLIDPRYYHLDTALAVLDDTTDDVMYYPGAFSPGSQAVLKRLFPDALIAEEADAEALGLNAVSDGLHVLLPQAATGLFQPLRDRGYEPIGMDLGELLKGGGSVKCCTQELRTR; translated from the coding sequence TTGCGTCAAGCTGCCCGGCGCGCCACACCCCGGCGCTACCTGATGTGCCCACCGGCGCACTTCAAGGTCACGTACTCCATCAATCCGTGGATGGACCCCGCCAAACCCGTCGACGTCCCGCTGGCCATCGCCCAGTGGGAGGACCTGCGCGACCGCTACCGCGCGCTCGGCCACACCGTCGAGGAGCTCGAACCCCGCCCCGACCTGCCGGACATGGTCTTCGCGGCCAACGGCGCCACCGTCGTCGACGGCCGGGTCCTGGGCGCCAGCTTCGCCTACCCCGAGCGGCAGGCGGAGGCGGCGGCCCATCTGGAATGGTTCCGTGCGCACGGCTTCGAGCACGTGCACGAGCCGACCCACATCAACGAGGGCGAGGGCGACTTCGCCGTCACGTCCTCGTACGTCCTCGCGGGCCGCGGCTTCCGCGCCAGCCCGCTGTCGCACGGCGAGGCCCAGGAGGTCTTCGGCCGCCCGGTGATCGGCCTGGACCTGATCGATCCGCGCTACTACCACCTGGACACCGCACTCGCGGTCCTGGACGACACGACGGACGACGTCATGTACTACCCGGGCGCGTTCTCGCCGGGCAGCCAGGCCGTGCTGAAGCGGCTGTTCCCCGACGCACTGATCGCCGAGGAGGCGGACGCCGAGGCGCTCGGCCTCAACGCCGTCTCCGACGGCCTGCACGTGCTGCTGCCGCAGGCGGCGACCGGGCTCTTCCAGCCGCTGCGCGACCGTGGCTACGAGCCGATCGGCATGGACCTCGGCGAACTGCTCAAGGGCGGCGGCAGCGTGAAGTGCTGCACCCAGGAGCTGCGGACGCGCTGA
- a CDS encoding glycoside hydrolase — protein sequence MSIKITALGLALALAAGSAPAAAAPERASGTRVELAVRGGTAVVDTATLAVRARTRGGHDRLLSAAAATPLGAPGPVRRLNGGRVRWSYPERGLDVTARADHGRLALSFAARRDTTLRWPVTGVGAPAAASLQLPRGEGLDIPVADPFWTSGDGRLAGTSVDVGADLTLPLWGYSAGRHGVSYLTPTDIGTSLAFTKDRGRLRTTARHAFRRADGTRAYTVTLALTDGNPVAPAADYRAYLAERGRLGSLRAKFRQNPAVRKLLGAFHAYLWGEARTAAGVRRLRALGVDRMWLGYDAGPGPMDEKAVAAAKDAGYLVGPYDTFANGQDPKTADSPTSVWPGRIYPDFCVRDADGTPHTGFGGRGCYLSSAAFERAEPARHYLADRTRAMVRNGADSYFLDVDATGELFRDHSADHPMTKAQDRAHRLARMRRITASGLVLGSETAQAWANRALAFDHGSATPVADGLWTLQKDREEWGGYYPENAPKAFFKPVRLPAGLSTAMYAPRYRVPLYGTALHDATVSAERWELSYEKLPAEKTRRALLAMLYDRPLNYVLDGPALTRHGKELAALQRYFAPLHQAAGAEPLTSFRWLTGDRAVQRTVFGDGTLTVTANFGTKARAGLPGGCVDAKLRTDDRPRRLCPADLGS from the coding sequence ATGTCCATCAAGATCACAGCCCTCGGGCTCGCCCTGGCCCTCGCCGCCGGGAGCGCCCCCGCCGCGGCCGCCCCGGAGCGGGCCTCCGGCACCCGGGTCGAACTGGCCGTCCGCGGCGGCACCGCCGTCGTGGACACCGCCACGCTCGCCGTGCGCGCCCGCACCCGGGGCGGCCACGACCGGCTCCTGTCGGCCGCCGCCGCGACACCGCTCGGCGCGCCGGGACCCGTACGGCGGCTCAACGGCGGCCGGGTCCGCTGGAGTTACCCCGAGCGCGGCCTCGACGTCACCGCCCGGGCCGACCACGGCCGCCTCGCCCTGAGCTTCGCCGCCCGCCGCGACACCACGCTGCGCTGGCCCGTGACGGGCGTCGGCGCCCCGGCCGCCGCGAGCCTGCAACTCCCGCGCGGCGAAGGGCTCGACATCCCCGTGGCCGACCCCTTCTGGACCTCGGGGGACGGCCGCCTCGCGGGCACGAGCGTCGACGTGGGCGCCGACCTCACGCTGCCGCTGTGGGGGTACTCCGCGGGGCGGCACGGCGTCAGCTACCTCACCCCGACCGACATCGGCACCTCGCTGGCCTTCACGAAGGACCGCGGGCGGCTGCGCACCACCGCCCGGCACGCGTTCCGCCGCGCCGATGGCACCCGCGCGTACACCGTCACGCTCGCCCTGACCGACGGTAACCCGGTCGCCCCCGCCGCCGACTACCGCGCCTACCTCGCCGAACGCGGCCGACTCGGCAGCCTGCGCGCGAAGTTCCGGCAGAACCCCGCGGTCCGGAAGCTCCTCGGCGCCTTCCACGCCTATCTGTGGGGCGAGGCCCGCACCGCCGCCGGGGTGCGGCGGCTGCGCGCGCTGGGCGTCGACCGCATGTGGCTCGGGTACGACGCGGGGCCCGGCCCCATGGACGAGAAGGCGGTCGCCGCGGCGAAGGACGCCGGCTACCTCGTGGGCCCGTACGACACCTTCGCCAACGGGCAGGACCCGAAGACCGCCGACAGCCCCACCTCCGTCTGGCCCGGCCGGATCTACCCGGACTTCTGCGTCCGCGACGCCGACGGCACCCCGCACACCGGATTCGGCGGCCGGGGCTGCTACTTGAGCTCCGCCGCCTTCGAGCGTGCCGAGCCCGCCCGCCACTACCTGGCCGACCGCACCCGCGCGATGGTCCGCAACGGCGCCGACAGCTACTTCCTCGACGTGGACGCCACCGGCGAGCTGTTCCGCGACCACTCCGCGGACCATCCGATGACCAAGGCCCAGGACCGCGCCCACCGCCTCGCGCGCATGCGCCGCATCACCGCCTCCGGCCTCGTCCTCGGCTCCGAGACCGCCCAGGCCTGGGCCAACCGGGCCCTCGCCTTCGACCACGGCAGCGCGACCCCCGTCGCCGACGGCCTGTGGACACTCCAGAAGGACCGGGAGGAATGGGGCGGCTACTACCCGGAGAACGCCCCGAAGGCGTTCTTCAAGCCGGTGCGCCTGCCCGCGGGCCTCTCCACTGCCATGTACGCGCCGCGCTACCGCGTCCCGTTGTACGGGACAGCCCTGCACGACGCGACCGTCAGCGCCGAGCGCTGGGAGCTGTCGTACGAGAAGCTGCCCGCCGAGAAGACGCGGCGCGCGCTGCTCGCGATGCTGTACGACCGGCCGCTCAACTACGTGCTCGACGGGCCCGCGCTGACCCGGCACGGAAAGGAACTGGCCGCGCTCCAGCGCTACTTCGCACCCCTGCACCAGGCGGCCGGGGCCGAGCCGCTCACGTCGTTCCGGTGGCTGACCGGCGACCGCGCCGTCCAGCGCACGGTCTTCGGCGACGGCACCCTGACCGTCACCGCCAACTTCGGCACGAAGGCCCGCGCCGGGCTCCCGGGCGGCTGCGTCGACGCGAAGCTGCGCACCGACGACCGACCGCGCCGCCTGTGCCCGGCGGACCTGGGTTCCTGA